The genomic stretch CAACAAAAGTTCACCGTTCGAGTTCAGTGTTGGTGTAGGATCGTCAGCAGATGGTCACGGTCAGGTGCTGTTCACAGAGGCATCATCAAACGGACCTCTTTCTCGTAGATGTCAGGGATCACGCCCACCGGGGAGTTGATCATGTGTACGGTGTTCTTGCTGAACAGCTTGAACTCATAGCGGATAAGTTGTTCCCAAAAGCCGATGTTGGGCCGGATGATGGGGCGGCACGACTTGGTCCACGTGTGGGCCTCTAGCAGCGACATGGCGTGGTACTTCATGAGGTAGGCCAGGCAGAGCGCGGCGGAGCGGCTCACGCCAGCGGCGCAGTGCAGTAGCGTGCGGCCCTGCTTCAGCTCCACGCTGTGGATGTGGTCAGCAATCGGGTCAAAAAAGTCATAGAGACGCGAGCTTGGAGCATCAGCCACCGGCACCTGTATGTATTGGATATCCTCAAAGAACGTGTTGACCACTTCCACCGACACGTTGATGACCGTGGTGATGTGGTTGCTGGACAGCATGAGTTTGTTGTTGGCCGCCACACCATTGCTGATGTACAGGCTGCTGGTTATCTGGGAGAGGCCATGGACCGGGGGCTGCCGGGCAGCCTGAGCCGGGAGGGGACACGGAGGTGTTGTCATCAAGGCGGTGGGCAGCGGTCGTTCTCCGGAAAGGTTCGGGGCACCACTCCCGCGGGCGAGTTGAGGATGCAGCAGCGCTGTGAAGTCTCAGTCGAGGGTCTGGGGTACAGAAGACCAGTCGCTGGgtcaccaccccctccccgcccccaggcgTCACAATCCCTGATTGCCCGGCCCACTGGTTTCCATGGCAGTGGCAAATGGCCACAGAGAGGATTTGGCCACCACGCCGGGTCCTCAGAGAAACCCCAGATCCCTTCTTATCTCTCTTCATAGCGGTTCATTTTCCAAGCCCTAATTCTTATCTGCTTGACGTTTTAAAACATTCTATTACAAGATACCTAGTATATGCTTCAACTGTTGGATCACACTGAACACGCTATCTGTGAATGC from Neomonachus schauinslandi chromosome X, ASM220157v2, whole genome shotgun sequence encodes the following:
- the DUSP21 gene encoding dual specificity protein phosphatase 21 isoform X1 encodes the protein MTTPPCPLPAQAARQPPVHGLSQITSSLYISNGVAANNKLMLSSNHITTVINVSVEVVNTFFEDIQYIQVPVADAPSSRLYDFFDPIADHIHSVELKQGRTLLHCAAGVSRSAALCLAYLMKYHAMSLLEAHTWTKSCRPIIRPNIGFWEQLIRYEFKLFSKNTVHMINSPVGVIPDIYEKEVRLMMPL
- the DUSP21 gene encoding dual specificity protein phosphatase 21 isoform X2; translated protein: MTTPPCPLPAQAARQPPVHGLSQITSSLYISNGVAANNKLMLSSNHITTVINVSVERGAEAGPHATALRRWREPLRRALPGLPHEVPRHVAARGPHVDQVVPPHHPAQHRLLGTTYPL